Proteins found in one Planctomycetota bacterium genomic segment:
- a CDS encoding DUF1998 domain-containing protein encodes MALNQLRRSQLVTTFGPGSMIDLPDCSVIVAGLDHWRYDPARIPVIEEPRLVEKLRAFLDRDTVTLRAPPPAPEHPNEPRTDVAAWNFPAWFIVQESRPGAGRFRRRRLVHAAALENGRYRDAESRSQLQVVPVRFVRACPRGHVDDLDWKQFVHGARTGCMRQLWIEERGTSGDLAQVFVACDCGVSRSMAEGAGVKALGYCSGRRPWLGAVAPEPCDLPARLLVRSASNAYFPQLLSVISIPDRRRPVDDTVRALWADFLADVESFADLAKARKKPTPKERLEGFSDADVFAAIERQRAGESGVARNVKEVEFSALAESAEEAGADVPDGDFHARRMPREHWAAPWMGGVADVVLVHRLREVVALAGFTRCEPQGPDIQGELSIDAKRAALAVDQTWVPAIENRGEGVFVRFDPAAVGAWAARPEVVARGRVLVEGFDAWKVEKKVKVEFPGVIYYMLHSFSHLLMTAIALECGYPSSSIRERIFCMPSDGQFGILIYTGSSDAEGTLGGLVLAGRSISRHVRRALDEGMLCSSDPVCAYHRPGEHDHQRLHGAACHGCLLVAETSCEQHNDYLDRALVVPTVEGLGVEFFRDADR; translated from the coding sequence ATGGCCCTCAACCAACTGCGCCGCAGCCAATTGGTGACGACGTTCGGCCCGGGGTCGATGATCGACCTCCCCGACTGCTCGGTGATCGTCGCCGGGCTCGACCACTGGCGCTACGACCCGGCACGGATCCCGGTCATCGAGGAACCGCGGCTGGTCGAGAAGCTGCGCGCGTTTCTCGATCGCGACACCGTCACGCTCCGCGCGCCGCCGCCGGCCCCCGAGCACCCGAATGAGCCGCGCACGGACGTGGCCGCCTGGAACTTCCCCGCCTGGTTCATCGTGCAGGAGTCGCGGCCGGGGGCCGGCCGCTTTCGCCGCCGCCGGCTCGTGCATGCCGCCGCCCTCGAAAACGGCCGCTACCGCGATGCCGAATCCCGGTCGCAGCTCCAGGTCGTGCCGGTGCGCTTCGTGCGCGCCTGCCCGCGCGGGCATGTCGACGACCTCGATTGGAAGCAGTTCGTCCACGGCGCCCGGACCGGCTGCATGCGGCAGTTGTGGATCGAGGAGCGCGGCACGAGCGGTGATTTGGCGCAGGTGTTCGTCGCCTGCGACTGCGGCGTCAGCCGGTCGATGGCGGAGGGGGCGGGCGTGAAGGCGCTGGGCTACTGCAGCGGTCGCCGCCCATGGCTCGGTGCGGTCGCGCCTGAGCCGTGCGACCTGCCGGCGCGGCTGCTCGTGCGGAGTGCCAGCAACGCCTACTTTCCGCAGTTGCTCAGCGTGATCTCGATTCCCGACCGCCGCCGCCCGGTCGACGACACCGTCCGCGCCCTGTGGGCCGATTTCCTCGCCGACGTCGAGTCGTTTGCCGACCTGGCCAAGGCACGGAAGAAACCGACACCCAAGGAGCGGCTCGAAGGGTTTTCCGATGCCGACGTGTTCGCGGCGATCGAGCGGCAGCGCGCGGGAGAGTCGGGCGTGGCGCGCAACGTCAAGGAGGTCGAGTTTTCGGCGTTGGCCGAGTCGGCGGAGGAGGCGGGGGCCGACGTGCCCGACGGCGATTTCCACGCCCGGCGGATGCCGCGCGAGCACTGGGCAGCTCCCTGGATGGGCGGCGTCGCCGACGTGGTCCTCGTTCATCGCCTGCGCGAGGTGGTGGCGCTGGCGGGATTCACCCGGTGCGAGCCGCAGGGGCCCGACATTCAGGGGGAGCTGTCGATCGATGCCAAGCGCGCCGCCCTGGCGGTCGATCAGACCTGGGTGCCGGCGATCGAGAACCGTGGCGAGGGGGTGTTTGTCCGGTTCGATCCGGCGGCCGTCGGTGCCTGGGCGGCGCGGCCGGAGGTGGTCGCGCGGGGGCGCGTGCTCGTCGAGGGCTTCGACGCCTGGAAAGTCGAGAAGAAGGTGAAGGTCGAGTTTCCGGGCGTCATCTATTACATGCTCCACTCGTTCAGCCACCTGCTGATGACGGCGATCGCGCTGGAGTGCGGGTATCCGTCGAGCTCGATCCGCGAGCGGATCTTCTGCATGCCCTCCGACGGTCAGTTCGGGATCCTCATCTACACCGGCTCGTCCGATGCCGAGGGCACGCTCGGCGGCCTGGTGCTGGCAGGGCGGTCGATCAGCCGCCACGTCCGGCGGGCGCTCGACGAGGGCATGCTGTGCTCGAGCGACCCGGTGTGCGCGTACCATCGGCCCGGCGAGCACGACCACCAGCGGCTCCACGGCGCCGCCTGCCACGGCTGCCTGCTGGTCGCCGAGACGTCGTGCGAGCAGCACAACGATTACCTCGACCGGGCCCTCGTCGTGCCCACGGTCGAGGGGCTCGGCGTGGAGTTTTTCCGGGATGCCGACCGATGA
- a CDS encoding phospholipase, producing the protein MTARGPAARFAPLLRLPGAALEALASSLRDGVLSEAITLHGVEQVAGTDAAAVAALLRELAADGLAPRQLAVVVEGIASAVVATPKPTSLFDLVLSGPDLPGVPTADTAAVMQTLVRAASREILLVGYAVHDGKRLFEPLARRMAEEPRLVVTLCLDIQRAWNDPTPAAELVARFAREFRARHWPWERLPALYYDPRSLEVGDGRASLHAKCVVVDREQALVTSANFTDAAQRRNIEVGVVLRHPASAGRLADHFAGLIGAAVLTRCPLG; encoded by the coding sequence ATGACCGCGCGCGGGCCGGCGGCGCGGTTCGCTCCCCTGCTCCGCCTGCCGGGCGCCGCGCTCGAGGCCCTCGCCTCGTCGCTGCGCGACGGCGTGCTCTCCGAGGCGATCACGCTCCATGGCGTCGAGCAGGTCGCGGGGACGGACGCCGCGGCCGTGGCGGCGCTCCTGCGTGAGCTCGCCGCCGACGGGCTCGCGCCGCGGCAGCTCGCGGTCGTGGTGGAGGGGATCGCGTCCGCCGTGGTCGCCACTCCCAAGCCGACGAGCCTGTTTGATCTCGTGCTCTCCGGCCCCGACCTGCCCGGGGTGCCGACGGCCGATACCGCGGCGGTGATGCAGACGCTCGTACGGGCGGCCAGCCGCGAGATCCTCTTGGTCGGGTATGCGGTCCACGACGGCAAACGGCTCTTCGAGCCACTCGCCCGGCGGATGGCGGAGGAACCCCGGCTGGTGGTGACGTTGTGCCTCGACATCCAGCGGGCGTGGAACGACCCGACCCCCGCCGCCGAGCTCGTCGCCCGGTTCGCCCGCGAGTTCCGCGCGCGGCACTGGCCCTGGGAGCGGCTGCCGGCGCTGTATTACGACCCGCGCTCGCTGGAGGTCGGCGACGGCCGGGCGAGCCTCCACGCCAAGTGCGTCGTCGTCGACCGTGAGCAGGCCCTGGTGACCAGCGCCAATTTCACCGACGCCGCCCAGCGGCGCAACATCGAAGTCGGCGTCGTGCTGCGCCACCCGGCATCCGCCGGTCGCCTCGCCGACCACTTCGCCGGCTTGATCGGCGCCGCCGTCCTGACGCGCTGCCCGCTGGGTTGA
- a CDS encoding GNAT family N-acetyltransferase codes for MAEALRFEPFDRKRHDRSRFACGVPALDEYLRTSLGQHGRKDLTRGYVAVDPADVVVGYFTLAAGRLSVNVLGDRGRLPARMPLPTTLLARLAVDMSWQGRGIGAALLAYALRVAVGGAESIASAVIEVDAKDDTARSFYARFGFRSLTDDHLHMYLPMETARRAIGRA; via the coding sequence GTGGCTGAGGCGCTCCGATTCGAGCCGTTCGATCGGAAGCGACACGACCGGAGCCGATTCGCCTGTGGCGTCCCGGCGCTCGACGAGTATCTCCGGACGAGCCTCGGCCAGCATGGCAGGAAGGACCTCACCCGGGGCTACGTCGCCGTCGATCCTGCCGATGTCGTGGTGGGTTACTTCACGCTCGCCGCTGGCAGGCTCTCCGTAAACGTCCTCGGCGACCGTGGCCGCTTGCCGGCGCGGATGCCGTTGCCGACCACGCTGCTGGCGCGGCTCGCGGTAGACATGTCATGGCAGGGCCGCGGGATCGGGGCGGCGCTCCTGGCGTACGCGCTTCGCGTCGCCGTCGGAGGTGCCGAATCGATCGCCTCGGCGGTCATCGAAGTCGATGCCAAGGACGACACGGCTCGGTCGTTCTACGCCCGCTTCGGATTCCGCAGCCTGACCGACGACCACCTCCACATGTACCTCCCGATGGAGACCGCGCGCCGGGCGATCGGGCGAGCGTGA
- a CDS encoding DUF1778 domain-containing protein, with protein sequence MATASHTKITIRQPDALKRKIAKAAALRGMTVTSFINGMLEIAADRTLRRIRSRDATDRDSAELLAMLRKPATPNAALRGAVRRLRDLERG encoded by the coding sequence ATGGCCACCGCCAGCCACACCAAGATCACGATCCGTCAGCCGGATGCCTTGAAGAGGAAGATCGCCAAGGCAGCGGCCCTGCGTGGGATGACGGTCACCAGCTTCATCAACGGCATGCTGGAGATCGCCGCCGACCGCACGCTCCGGCGGATCCGGTCGCGCGACGCGACCGACCGCGACAGCGCCGAGTTGCTCGCGATGCTGCGAAAGCCGGCCACCCCCAACGCGGCCCTGCGCGGAGCGGTGCGGCGGCTGCGGGACCTGGAGCGTGGCTGA
- a CDS encoding serine/threonine protein kinase — protein sequence MSLVVALAGASAGVPAAAGDWPAFLGPGGRADAVGCNPPVTWNLATSVRWKVPIPGKGWSSPIVRGERIYLTTAVPSGEDPPQHQSLRVVCLDLPTGAVRWDHEIFSKAAAGKLHKKNSHASPTPLADDERLFVHFGADGTACLDFDGKVIWANDRLTYDPQHGAGGSPIFSGARLVFHGDGVEEPFIAALERSSGALAWKSVRPETQTPRFSFCTPLEIEAEGRRQIVSPASHQVVSYDPATGTELWRVRYPNKWSVVPRPVFSHGLVFVCTGYDGPAELLAIRPTGSGDVTDTHVAWKTDDNIPHNPSPLVVGDEIYLVADNGIVSCRDVATGTLHWRHRIGGNFSASPVHAGGRIHVIDEAGVATIFGVGKEWKELGSCDFAEAALATPAFVDSAVLVRTEGQLWRIE from the coding sequence ATGAGTCTCGTCGTCGCGCTGGCGGGCGCTAGCGCGGGGGTGCCTGCGGCTGCCGGTGATTGGCCGGCGTTCCTCGGGCCCGGCGGGCGCGCCGATGCCGTCGGCTGCAACCCGCCGGTCACCTGGAATCTCGCCACGAGCGTCCGCTGGAAGGTGCCGATCCCCGGCAAGGGCTGGTCGAGCCCGATCGTCCGCGGTGAGCGGATCTATCTCACGACCGCCGTGCCCTCGGGCGAGGATCCGCCCCAGCACCAGTCGCTGCGCGTCGTCTGCCTCGACCTGCCCACCGGAGCGGTCCGCTGGGATCACGAGATTTTCAGCAAGGCGGCTGCCGGGAAACTTCACAAGAAAAATTCCCACGCCAGCCCGACGCCGCTCGCCGACGACGAGCGGCTGTTCGTCCACTTCGGCGCCGACGGCACCGCCTGCCTCGATTTCGACGGGAAGGTGATCTGGGCCAACGACCGCCTGACCTACGACCCGCAGCACGGCGCTGGCGGCTCGCCGATCTTCTCAGGGGCTCGGCTGGTGTTTCACGGCGACGGCGTCGAGGAGCCGTTTATCGCGGCGCTCGAGCGGAGCAGCGGGGCCCTCGCCTGGAAGAGCGTCCGCCCCGAGACGCAGACGCCGCGGTTTTCCTTCTGCACGCCGCTGGAAATCGAGGCCGAGGGGCGGCGGCAGATCGTGTCGCCGGCGTCGCACCAGGTGGTGAGCTACGACCCGGCGACCGGCACGGAGCTGTGGCGGGTGCGCTACCCAAACAAGTGGTCGGTCGTGCCCCGGCCGGTGTTTTCCCACGGGCTGGTGTTCGTCTGCACCGGCTACGACGGCCCGGCGGAATTGCTCGCCATCCGGCCGACCGGCTCGGGCGACGTGACCGACACCCATGTCGCCTGGAAGACCGACGACAATATCCCCCACAACCCCTCGCCGCTGGTCGTCGGCGACGAAATCTACCTCGTCGCCGACAACGGCATCGTCTCCTGCCGCGACGTCGCCACCGGCACGCTCCACTGGCGGCACCGGATCGGCGGCAATTTTTCGGCGTCGCCGGTCCATGCCGGTGGGCGGATCCACGTGATCGACGAGGCCGGTGTGGCCACGATCTTCGGCGTCGGCAAGGAATGGAAGGAGCTGGGGAGCTGCGACTTCGCCGAGGCGGCCCTGGCGACCCCGGCGTTCGTCGACAGCGCCGTCCTCGTCCGCACCGAGGGGCAGCTGTGGCGGATCGAGTGA